A stretch of the Kroppenstedtia eburnea genome encodes the following:
- the meaB gene encoding methylmalonyl Co-A mutase-associated GTPase MeaB — translation MTRFREHGEDEIRQWADQIKNGDNRMIARAISCLESGDSRGEALLEKLYPRTGQAFLVGLTGAPGAGKSTLTDRLITHLRGEGCKVGVLAVDPTSPFTGGAILGDRVRMGRHALDSGVFIRSMGSRGNLGGLARATREAARILDAAGFEVIVIETVGVGQSEVEIMHLADTVALVLTPGSGDAVQVFKAGIMETADLFIVNKAERAGAARLVRDIEEMLSLAKGEGEWIPPIIRTEGKTGRGTDELWGGLQKHRRFLREKGQWEERRRTHLQREVQTIIEETMRAHLLQEMNSPSFRKDLDRMQIRQESPRRVARKWLNRLLGGGEEGGGT, via the coding sequence ATGACCCGTTTCCGGGAACATGGGGAAGATGAGATCCGACAGTGGGCTGATCAGATCAAAAATGGCGACAACCGGATGATCGCCCGGGCGATCTCCTGTCTCGAATCCGGGGATTCCCGGGGGGAAGCCTTGTTGGAAAAGCTGTACCCCCGGACCGGCCAGGCCTTCCTGGTGGGATTGACGGGAGCCCCCGGAGCAGGGAAGAGCACCCTGACGGATCGTCTGATCACCCATTTGCGGGGGGAAGGATGCAAGGTGGGTGTCCTGGCCGTCGATCCCACCAGTCCCTTCACCGGCGGTGCCATCCTGGGGGATCGCGTCCGGATGGGGCGTCACGCCCTGGATTCCGGGGTCTTTATCCGGAGTATGGGCAGTCGGGGGAACCTCGGCGGCCTCGCCCGGGCCACCCGGGAGGCGGCCCGCATCCTGGATGCCGCCGGGTTTGAGGTGATTGTCATTGAAACGGTGGGCGTGGGCCAATCCGAGGTGGAGATTATGCATCTGGCCGACACCGTTGCTCTCGTGCTGACTCCCGGCAGTGGAGATGCGGTTCAGGTGTTTAAGGCCGGAATCATGGAGACGGCGGATCTGTTCATCGTCAACAAGGCGGAGCGGGCAGGGGCGGCCCGGTTGGTCCGGGATATCGAAGAGATGCTGAGCCTGGCCAAAGGAGAGGGGGAATGGATCCCTCCCATCATCCGAACGGAAGGAAAGACCGGCCGGGGGACCGATGAGCTGTGGGGCGGCCTTCAGAAGCACCGACGCTTCCTGCGGGAGAAGGGCCAGTGGGAGGAGCGGCGCCGCACCCATCTTCAGCGGGAAGTGCAAACCATCATCGAAGAGACGATGCGCGCTCACCTGCTGCAGGAGATGAACTCCCCCTCCTTCCGGAAAGATTTGGACCGGATGCAAATCCGACAGGAAAGCCCCCGCCGGGTGGCGCGAAAATGGTTGAACCGCCTGCTCGGAGGCGGTGAGGAAGGAGGAGGAACATGA
- a CDS encoding acyl-CoA dehydrogenase has product MQFRLSEEHEMMRKMVREFAEKEVAPTAAERDEQERFDRPIFDQMGRLGMTGIPWPEEVGGVGSDFLSYVIAVEELSRVCASTGVTLSAHLSLASWPIYKFGNPEQKERFLRPLAEGTKLGAYGLTEPGSGSDAAGMRTTAVRDGDAYILNGNKIFITNGGEAEIYVVFAVTDPEKKHHGVTAFIVEKETPGFSIGKKEQKLGIRSSPTTEIIFEDCRIPVENRLGEEGQGFKIAMMTLDGGRNGIAAQAVGIAQGALDAATAYAKERKQFGKPIGKLQAIQFKLADMATQIEAARLLTYQAAWLESQGLPYGKASAMAKLYAGDAAMQVTTEAVQVFGGYGYTREYPVERFMRDAKITQIYEGTNEIQRVVIANHLMKE; this is encoded by the coding sequence ATGCAGTTTCGATTGAGCGAAGAACACGAGATGATGCGGAAGATGGTTCGGGAATTCGCAGAGAAAGAAGTGGCTCCCACCGCAGCGGAACGGGATGAGCAGGAGCGTTTCGATCGCCCGATCTTCGATCAGATGGGCCGGTTGGGCATGACGGGAATTCCGTGGCCGGAAGAGGTGGGGGGTGTGGGCTCCGACTTCCTCAGTTATGTGATCGCCGTGGAGGAATTGTCCCGGGTGTGCGCCTCCACCGGGGTGACCTTGTCGGCCCACCTGTCCCTGGCCAGCTGGCCGATCTACAAATTTGGAAACCCCGAACAGAAAGAGCGTTTCCTCCGTCCGCTGGCGGAAGGAACCAAGCTGGGGGCTTACGGCCTCACTGAACCGGGTTCCGGATCCGATGCGGCGGGGATGCGGACGACGGCAGTCCGGGACGGGGATGCTTATATTCTCAACGGCAACAAGATCTTTATCACCAACGGGGGGGAAGCGGAGATCTATGTGGTCTTCGCCGTGACCGATCCGGAGAAAAAACACCATGGAGTCACCGCCTTTATCGTGGAAAAGGAGACTCCGGGCTTCTCCATCGGCAAAAAGGAGCAGAAGCTGGGGATCCGTTCCTCTCCCACCACGGAGATTATCTTTGAAGACTGCCGGATTCCTGTGGAGAACCGCCTCGGCGAGGAAGGTCAGGGCTTTAAGATCGCCATGATGACCCTGGACGGAGGCCGTAACGGGATCGCCGCCCAAGCCGTCGGAATCGCTCAGGGAGCGTTGGATGCCGCCACCGCTTATGCCAAGGAGCGAAAACAGTTTGGCAAGCCGATCGGAAAACTGCAGGCGATTCAGTTCAAACTGGCGGATATGGCCACCCAGATTGAAGCGGCCCGGCTTCTGACTTATCAGGCGGCCTGGTTGGAAAGTCAGGGTCTCCCCTATGGAAAAGCTTCAGCCATGGCCAAACTGTATGCCGGCGATGCGGCCATGCAGGTGACGACTGAAGCGGTTCAGGTATTCGGCGGATACGGTTACACCCGGGAATATCCGGTGGAACGCTTCATGAGGGATGCCAAAATCACCCAGATCTACGAAGGGACCAATGAAATTCAGCGGGTGGTCATCGCCAACCACTTGATGAAAGAATGA
- a CDS encoding acyl-CoA dehydrogenase has translation MDLRFTEEQEMMRKMVRDFARTEIPPWIPSMDGEDRFPGELVRKMGELGLMGIPVPEEWGGAGADFVSYILALEEIAKVSAATGVILAVHTSVGTFPILRYGTEEQKQKYVSRLARGEYLGAFALTEPHAGSDASAIRTRAVRKGDRYILDGSKIFITNAGAADTYVTFAVTDPDQGSKGISAFIVEKDTPGLIVGKKEKKMGLGGSNTSELILESAEVPVKNRLGREGQGYEIALSNLAGGRIGIGAQALGIATSALEVATAYAKERHQFGRPIGKLQAIQYKLADIATEVEAARLLIYRAATLYQEGRPCRKESSMAKMFASDTAMKATIEAVQVFGGYGYTREYPVERLFRDAKITQIYEGTNEIQRLVIAGELLKG, from the coding sequence ATGGATCTCCGGTTCACGGAAGAACAGGAAATGATGCGGAAGATGGTGCGGGATTTCGCCCGTACTGAGATCCCCCCCTGGATTCCTTCGATGGACGGGGAAGACCGGTTCCCGGGGGAATTGGTCCGGAAAATGGGGGAACTGGGGTTGATGGGAATCCCGGTTCCCGAAGAATGGGGCGGGGCAGGGGCTGATTTTGTCAGCTACATCCTCGCTCTGGAAGAGATCGCCAAAGTGAGTGCCGCCACAGGAGTGATCCTGGCGGTTCACACCTCGGTGGGTACCTTTCCCATCCTTCGTTACGGGACGGAGGAGCAGAAACAGAAATATGTCTCCCGATTGGCCCGGGGGGAGTACCTGGGTGCCTTTGCCTTGACGGAACCCCATGCCGGCTCCGACGCTTCCGCCATCCGGACCCGGGCGGTGAGAAAAGGGGACCGGTACATCCTGGATGGGAGCAAGATCTTTATCACCAACGCCGGGGCTGCGGATACCTATGTCACCTTTGCCGTCACCGATCCGGATCAAGGCTCCAAAGGGATCTCCGCGTTTATTGTGGAGAAGGACACCCCCGGGTTGATTGTCGGCAAAAAAGAGAAAAAGATGGGGCTGGGGGGATCCAATACCAGTGAACTCATCTTGGAGTCGGCGGAGGTCCCGGTGAAAAACCGGCTGGGCCGTGAGGGACAAGGGTATGAGATCGCCCTGTCCAATCTGGCAGGCGGCCGGATCGGCATCGGTGCACAAGCTTTGGGCATCGCGACATCGGCTCTGGAAGTGGCAACCGCTTATGCGAAGGAGCGTCATCAGTTCGGAAGACCGATCGGGAAGCTGCAGGCGATCCAGTATAAGTTGGCGGACATCGCCACCGAAGTGGAGGCGGCCCGCCTGCTGATCTACCGGGCGGCAACTCTTTATCAGGAGGGTCGGCCCTGTCGGAAAGAGTCCTCCATGGCCAAAATGTTTGCCTCAGATACAGCGATGAAGGCGACCATCGAAGCGGTCCAGGTGTTCGGCGGTTATGGCTACACCCGGGAATATCCGGTGGAACGATTGTTTCGGGATGCCAAGATCACTCAGATCTATGAAGGAACCAATGAAATCCAACGGCTCGTGATCGCCGGGGAGTTGCTGAAGGGTTGA
- a CDS encoding 3-hydroxybutyryl-CoA dehydrogenase, which produces MNIRQFTVIGAGQMGSGIAQTAAQSGLEVCLHDLKEEIVQKGLKGIEKNLSRSVEKGKMSEAGKAEVLGRIRVTTSLAEAAADADIVVEAAVENMEVKTDLFRQLDQVVPAHGILATNTSSLPITEIAAVTRRPERVIGMHFMNPVPVMKLVEVIRGLATADEVFDAVEQLARQMGKTPVEVNDFPGFVANRILMPMINEAIYTVYEGVAEPEAVDQVMKLGMNHPMGPLTLADFIGLDTCLYIMETLYEGFGDSKYRPCPLLRKYVKAGWLGRKTGRGFYTYES; this is translated from the coding sequence TTGAATATCCGACAATTCACCGTGATCGGTGCGGGCCAGATGGGAAGCGGGATCGCCCAGACGGCGGCCCAGTCCGGACTGGAAGTCTGCCTGCACGATCTGAAGGAAGAGATTGTCCAAAAGGGACTGAAGGGAATTGAGAAAAACCTTTCCCGGAGCGTGGAGAAAGGGAAGATGAGTGAAGCCGGGAAGGCGGAGGTTTTGGGACGGATCCGGGTGACCACCAGCCTGGCAGAGGCCGCAGCCGATGCGGATATCGTGGTGGAAGCCGCTGTTGAGAATATGGAAGTGAAAACCGATCTGTTCCGGCAATTGGATCAGGTTGTCCCCGCTCACGGAATCCTCGCCACCAACACTTCCTCCCTCCCCATCACGGAGATCGCCGCTGTCACCCGCCGGCCGGAGCGTGTGATCGGGATGCACTTTATGAATCCGGTGCCGGTGATGAAACTGGTGGAAGTGATCCGGGGCTTGGCCACTGCCGATGAAGTGTTTGATGCGGTGGAACAACTGGCCCGGCAGATGGGGAAAACTCCGGTGGAAGTGAATGATTTCCCCGGTTTTGTCGCCAACCGCATCCTGATGCCGATGATCAATGAGGCGATTTACACCGTCTATGAAGGGGTGGCGGAGCCGGAGGCGGTGGATCAGGTGATGAAGCTGGGTATGAACCACCCGATGGGCCCGCTCACCCTGGCGGACTTTATCGGATTGGACACTTGCCTGTATATCATGGAGACCCTTTATGAGGGGTTCGGAGACTCCAAATACCGTCCCTGTCCCCTGCTGCGGAAGTATGTGAAAGCAGGCTGGCTCGGCCGGAAAACGGGACGTGGCTTTTACACCTATGAATCTTGA
- a CDS encoding acetyl-CoA C-acetyltransferase yields the protein MRETVVLGGARTPFGRFGGALKDVPAVDLGGIAIRGALDRSGVPDEAVEEVIMGMVLQGGQGQIPSRQAARKAELPWEVGTETINKVCASGMRSATLADQIIRSGDADLIVAGGMESMSNAPYLLPGSRWGQRMGDGKVVDLMIHDGLWCAFDGVHMVVHGSNVAAEYKVSREEQDRWALRSHQLATTAIDSGKLAEEIVPVKVTGRKGETVVDTDEAPRRDTSLEKLGSLKPVFLKDGTVTAGNAPGVNDGACALVLSSADKAEELGARPIARILGHAAVGMEARYFPVTPAYAIQKLLKKHDLTLDQIDLFEVNEAFAAVALANGEILGWDEQKVNVNGGAIALGHPIGASGARIILTLIHELKRRGGGLGVAGICSGAAQGDAVLIRVD from the coding sequence ATGAGAGAAACAGTTGTGCTCGGAGGTGCCCGTACCCCCTTTGGCCGGTTTGGCGGTGCATTGAAGGATGTACCCGCGGTGGATTTGGGGGGGATCGCCATCCGGGGGGCCCTGGATCGCTCAGGAGTCCCCGATGAAGCGGTGGAGGAAGTGATCATGGGCATGGTGTTGCAGGGGGGGCAAGGCCAGATCCCCTCCCGCCAAGCGGCCCGAAAAGCGGAACTTCCCTGGGAAGTGGGGACGGAAACGATCAACAAGGTTTGTGCCTCGGGGATGCGGAGCGCCACTTTGGCCGACCAGATCATCCGCTCGGGAGATGCCGATCTGATCGTGGCCGGTGGAATGGAGAGCATGTCCAACGCCCCGTACTTGCTTCCCGGCAGCCGCTGGGGACAGCGGATGGGAGACGGGAAAGTGGTCGACCTGATGATTCACGACGGGCTCTGGTGCGCCTTTGATGGTGTGCACATGGTGGTGCATGGAAGCAATGTGGCTGCCGAATACAAGGTCTCCCGGGAAGAGCAGGATCGGTGGGCCCTGCGCAGTCATCAACTGGCCACTACCGCCATCGACTCCGGCAAGCTGGCGGAAGAGATTGTGCCGGTGAAGGTGACAGGAAGAAAAGGGGAGACCGTGGTGGACACCGATGAAGCACCCCGCCGGGACACCTCCCTGGAGAAACTGGGAAGTCTGAAACCGGTCTTTCTCAAAGACGGCACAGTGACCGCCGGGAACGCCCCCGGTGTGAACGACGGGGCCTGTGCCCTGGTTCTCTCCTCCGCGGATAAGGCGGAAGAGCTGGGGGCCCGGCCCATCGCCCGCATCCTCGGACATGCGGCAGTGGGGATGGAGGCCCGCTATTTTCCTGTCACTCCGGCTTACGCCATTCAGAAACTCCTGAAGAAACACGATCTCACCCTGGATCAGATCGATCTGTTTGAGGTGAACGAAGCCTTTGCCGCCGTCGCCTTGGCCAATGGTGAGATCCTCGGTTGGGATGAACAGAAGGTGAATGTGAACGGAGGTGCGATCGCTCTGGGTCATCCGATCGGAGCCAGCGGCGCCCGGATCATCCTCACTCTGATTCACGAACTTAAGCGCCGTGGGGGCGGATTGGGAGTCGCCGGCATCTGCAGCGGCGCCGCCCAGGGTGACGCCGTTCTGATCCGGGTGGATTGA
- a CDS encoding VanW family protein, which produces MKDNYSVLGVNPEATPQEIKQAYRRLIRKYHPDVNPSPDAEARFREVREAYEALRRQRFPAPSPPAVEDFGEAEGEVGEEVEDVQGPPCSHRESEASDVGSDPEDIGPEPEPLKKGFVQRWGWFLLGLPLLLIIAFLACTWFPGGLMEKNRLILQEGDRQWSIDLNDLGFDGKDPETIDSKKLDAWLNQIRKEVDQPPQNARVQRLGEPIRPAREGWIMDKSAIHRNLSTLPKILNTPQPVPMKKAKPLVTAKDLRQVDRKLIGSYTTYFNKENQARVHNIRLSAKLLDRKVLNPGEVFSFNQTVGERSRERGFLPVKSRVSGEFSEGVGGGVSQISSTLFNSVDAAGMEIIYRFSYARQDTYVPSGRDATVSWDQPDFRFLNNLKEPILIRTALDEHSVTVRIFSTPDVKVMERTIPQPPRVLPQDVPTQPDEPSDKLDPKQVKEGTPNREVDPSDQRVPTTGGTKGTSTGGGDGSTGDGDALTTGGDTEGGTGPGGGEGEVNGRDPGEQPGEHPGESGGDTGTSGGDPGDASSTAGGADSSASSGSVTGGPELPDPV; this is translated from the coding sequence ATGAAAGATAATTATTCCGTTTTGGGGGTGAATCCGGAGGCCACCCCGCAGGAGATCAAGCAGGCTTACCGGCGGCTGATCCGGAAATACCATCCCGATGTAAACCCTTCTCCCGACGCCGAAGCCCGTTTCCGGGAAGTGCGTGAGGCTTATGAGGCCCTTCGCAGGCAACGGTTTCCGGCCCCGTCCCCGCCGGCGGTGGAGGACTTCGGGGAAGCAGAGGGGGAAGTGGGAGAGGAGGTGGAAGACGTCCAGGGACCCCCATGCTCCCACCGGGAATCTGAAGCCTCCGATGTCGGCTCAGACCCGGAAGACATCGGGCCGGAACCCGAACCCCTGAAAAAAGGTTTTGTCCAACGTTGGGGATGGTTTCTCCTGGGATTGCCCTTGTTGCTGATCATCGCTTTTCTTGCCTGTACATGGTTTCCGGGTGGGTTGATGGAGAAGAATCGACTGATCCTGCAAGAGGGGGACCGTCAGTGGTCCATCGATTTGAATGACTTGGGTTTCGATGGAAAAGATCCGGAAACGATTGACAGCAAGAAGCTGGATGCCTGGCTGAATCAGATCCGGAAAGAAGTGGATCAACCTCCGCAAAACGCCCGGGTTCAACGTTTGGGGGAGCCGATCCGTCCGGCCAGGGAAGGTTGGATCATGGACAAATCCGCCATCCATCGGAATCTGTCCACGCTACCGAAGATCTTGAACACACCCCAACCCGTTCCCATGAAAAAAGCGAAGCCACTGGTGACCGCAAAGGACCTGCGACAGGTGGACCGAAAATTGATCGGTTCCTACACCACCTATTTCAACAAAGAGAATCAGGCACGGGTCCACAATATCCGTTTGTCAGCCAAGTTGTTGGACCGGAAGGTGCTCAATCCCGGTGAGGTTTTTTCCTTTAATCAAACAGTGGGAGAGCGCTCCCGCGAGCGGGGATTTCTTCCTGTCAAATCCCGTGTGTCCGGTGAATTCAGCGAAGGAGTGGGAGGCGGGGTATCCCAGATCTCCTCCACCCTGTTCAACAGCGTGGATGCGGCGGGTATGGAAATCATCTATCGTTTTTCATATGCGAGGCAGGACACCTATGTCCCCTCTGGCCGGGATGCAACCGTGTCATGGGATCAGCCGGACTTTCGATTTTTGAATAATCTCAAAGAGCCCATCCTGATCCGAACTGCACTGGATGAACACTCTGTCACGGTTCGGATCTTCAGCACACCGGATGTGAAAGTGATGGAACGGACCATTCCTCAACCTCCCCGGGTTTTGCCTCAGGATGTGCCCACCCAACCTGACGAACCCTCGGATAAACTGGATCCGAAGCAGGTGAAGGAAGGGACTCCGAATCGGGAAGTTGATCCATCAGACCAAAGGGTCCCCACCACCGGCGGCACCAAGGGGACAAGCACCGGAGGCGGAGATGGATCCACCGGAGATGGGGATGCCCTTACAACGGGTGGCGACACTGAGGGTGGGACTGGTCCCGGGGGAGGTGAAGGGGAGGTCAACGGGAGAGATCCAGGGGAACAGCCCGGTGAACATCCCGGAGAGAGCGGCGGCGACACGGGTACTTCCGGTGGAGATCCGGGAGACGCCTCCTCCACTGCGGGAGGAGCGGATTCCTCCGCCTCTTCCGGCTCCGTCACCGGCGGCCCGGAACTCCCGGATCCTGTTTAA
- a CDS encoding (Fe-S)-binding protein produces the protein MSLLEIINLIAFLAVFGYAFYLFAKVVYSRYMYVRLGKPADFSADMKFRMNQLLVYVFGQKKLMKDPKSGIMHIILFYGFIIIQFGAIDLFIKGLFPGKHLPLPAYPVFTLIQEITVLTVLLATLYSFYRRFIEKLPRLKRGFKAGLVVIFLTVLMTSILFSAAFEHHWGLSEPLPTWATPVSSVIAAAFSWMTPTAAIVMFYIFWWVHTLDVLAFLVYVPQSKHFHLLVAPINWFLKRQTPPGKLKPIDFEDESLTEYGVNKIEQFDQKDLIDLYACVECGRCTNVCPASGTGKMLSPMDLLVKMRDHLTEKGAAITSKSPWMPAYAFSGANTATEVAVTREEGGGYEYPVELIGDVITEEELWACTTCRNCEDACPVSNEHVGKIIDMRRHLVMTQGKMPAEATRTFQNVERQGNPWGLSKKDREKWREDLEEGIQAPTVKEQKDFEYLLFVGSMGSYDNRSQKVMHSLVKLLNHAGVKFAMLGKKEKNSGDTARRMGNEFLFQQLAMDNIAQFQKYNVKKIVTADPHAYNVFKNEYPDFGLEGVKVYHHTQLLAELLREGRLKPVKEVKERVTYHDSCYLGRYNDEYDAPRFIFQSIPGVELVEMERNRENGMCCGAGGGMMWLEEQSGVRVNTARTEQALAVDPTLIGSACPYCLTMMSDGTKAKEVEENVKTMDVAEVLAMSVDFGEQPAPVAEGVH, from the coding sequence GTGTCCTTGTTGGAAATCATCAACCTGATCGCGTTTCTCGCGGTGTTCGGGTATGCTTTTTACCTGTTTGCCAAGGTTGTCTATTCCCGCTATATGTATGTCCGACTGGGAAAACCGGCGGATTTCTCCGCCGATATGAAGTTTCGGATGAATCAGCTTTTGGTCTATGTCTTTGGTCAGAAGAAACTGATGAAAGATCCCAAAAGCGGAATCATGCACATCATCCTGTTTTACGGTTTTATCATTATCCAGTTCGGGGCGATTGACCTTTTTATCAAGGGACTGTTTCCCGGAAAGCATTTACCTTTGCCTGCCTATCCGGTGTTCACGCTGATCCAGGAGATTACGGTGCTTACCGTGCTCTTGGCCACCCTCTATTCCTTCTACCGGCGGTTCATCGAGAAGCTGCCCCGTCTCAAACGCGGCTTTAAAGCCGGCTTGGTGGTTATCTTTCTGACCGTTTTGATGACCTCCATTCTCTTTTCCGCCGCTTTTGAGCATCACTGGGGTTTGTCGGAGCCGTTGCCGACCTGGGCGACACCGGTCTCTTCCGTGATTGCCGCAGCTTTCTCCTGGATGACACCGACAGCGGCGATCGTGATGTTCTACATCTTTTGGTGGGTTCACACCCTTGATGTACTAGCCTTTCTGGTCTATGTGCCCCAATCGAAGCACTTTCATTTGCTGGTGGCTCCGATCAACTGGTTCCTCAAGCGTCAGACGCCGCCGGGCAAGCTGAAACCGATCGATTTTGAAGACGAATCCTTGACGGAGTACGGGGTCAACAAAATCGAGCAGTTTGACCAAAAGGATCTGATCGACCTTTACGCCTGTGTGGAGTGTGGCCGCTGCACCAACGTCTGTCCCGCCTCCGGGACCGGAAAGATGCTCTCCCCGATGGACCTTCTGGTCAAGATGCGGGATCATCTGACGGAGAAAGGGGCTGCCATCACCTCCAAGAGTCCCTGGATGCCGGCTTATGCCTTCAGCGGAGCCAACACCGCCACGGAAGTGGCCGTGACCCGGGAAGAGGGTGGAGGCTACGAATATCCCGTCGAGTTGATCGGGGATGTCATCACGGAAGAAGAGTTGTGGGCTTGCACCACCTGCCGCAACTGTGAAGACGCCTGTCCGGTCTCCAATGAGCACGTGGGCAAAATCATCGACATGCGTCGCCACCTGGTGATGACCCAAGGGAAGATGCCGGCGGAAGCCACTCGCACTTTCCAAAACGTTGAGCGCCAGGGGAACCCTTGGGGACTCAGCAAAAAGGACCGGGAGAAGTGGCGGGAGGATCTTGAGGAAGGAATCCAGGCTCCGACGGTGAAGGAGCAGAAAGACTTTGAATATCTGCTCTTCGTCGGCTCGATGGGTTCCTATGACAACCGGAGCCAAAAAGTGATGCATTCTCTTGTGAAACTGCTCAACCATGCCGGGGTCAAATTTGCCATGTTGGGCAAAAAGGAGAAAAACTCCGGAGATACCGCCCGTCGGATGGGAAATGAGTTTCTGTTCCAGCAACTGGCCATGGATAACATCGCCCAGTTCCAAAAATACAATGTGAAGAAGATTGTGACCGCCGATCCCCACGCCTACAATGTCTTCAAAAACGAGTATCCCGACTTCGGTCTGGAAGGGGTGAAAGTGTACCACCATACGCAGCTGTTGGCGGAGCTGCTCAGAGAAGGACGGCTGAAACCGGTGAAGGAAGTGAAGGAACGGGTCACGTATCATGACTCTTGTTACCTGGGCCGTTACAACGACGAGTACGATGCCCCCCGATTTATCTTCCAGTCCATCCCGGGAGTGGAACTCGTCGAAATGGAGCGGAACCGGGAGAACGGGATGTGTTGCGGTGCCGGCGGCGGCATGATGTGGCTGGAGGAACAGTCGGGGGTTCGGGTCAACACCGCCCGGACGGAACAAGCCCTCGCCGTCGATCCCACACTGATCGGAAGTGCATGCCCTTATTGCCTGACGATGATGAGCGATGGAACCAAAGCCAAAGAGGTGGAAGAGAACGTCAAAACCATGGATGTGGCCGAGGTATTGGCGATGTCCGTCGATTTCGGGGAACAGCCGGCCCCGGTTGCCGAAGGAGTTCACTGA
- a CDS encoding ParM/StbA family protein — MSSQLVAVDAGRHGTKVKYKEEGGTFWFPSAVSKAIEGHRESLEEDLEVWYRGKAYFIGELAQREGYPQRLMTESKVHEQTLLEVLVAVFKSGIAGSCQVMTGLPINLYTDEKERAGVKRLLEGKHDLTVNGIHREITIEKVGLALECASSFFAKPEPGTIRILDPGARTTNYATFQDGTYIGRESGTIPLGWDSVRGADADVMAGQIVSEVGKSWNPSDRVKIIGGNAAPLEEPLKRIGFGFAYAAEEPMFANVEGFYAVGRSLINA; from the coding sequence ATGTCTTCCCAGTTGGTGGCAGTGGATGCCGGTCGTCACGGCACAAAAGTGAAATACAAGGAAGAAGGAGGAACCTTTTGGTTTCCCAGTGCCGTCAGTAAGGCGATTGAAGGTCATCGCGAGTCTCTGGAGGAGGATTTGGAAGTCTGGTACAGGGGCAAAGCCTATTTCATCGGGGAACTGGCTCAACGGGAAGGTTATCCCCAACGTCTGATGACCGAATCGAAGGTTCATGAGCAGACGTTATTGGAAGTTCTGGTGGCAGTGTTCAAATCGGGAATCGCGGGAAGCTGCCAAGTGATGACCGGGCTGCCGATCAACCTGTATACCGATGAGAAGGAACGTGCGGGCGTGAAACGATTGCTGGAAGGGAAACACGATCTCACCGTCAACGGCATCCACCGGGAGATTACCATTGAAAAAGTGGGCCTTGCCCTTGAATGCGCCTCCAGTTTTTTTGCCAAACCGGAACCGGGAACAATCCGGATCCTCGACCCCGGTGCCCGCACCACCAACTACGCCACTTTCCAGGACGGTACGTATATCGGGAGGGAGTCCGGCACGATTCCATTGGGGTGGGACAGTGTGCGTGGAGCCGATGCGGATGTGATGGCGGGCCAAATCGTCTCCGAAGTGGGGAAGTCCTGGAATCCCTCGGACCGGGTGAAGATCATCGGGGGAAATGCCGCACCTCTTGAGGAACCCTTGAAAAGAATCGGGTTCGGATTCGCCTATGCCGCGGAAGAGCCGATGTTTGCCAATGTGGAAGGCTTTTATGCCGTGGGAAGGAGCCTCATCAATGCCTGA
- a CDS encoding OAM dimerization domain-containing protein → MAVDLRRIKPYGDTMDDGAVQLSFSLPVPCGEEAREAARQLVAQMGMEEPQVYHMADLGEGYTWFIVYGKCIHQVDFTRIRVPKVKSDRMDFYQINEWIRERIGRKVVVIGACTGTDAHTVGIDAIMNMKGYDGEYGLERYPEIDAYNLGSQVPNEEMLVQAMELNADAILVSQVVTQKGIHIANLTQLVELAEAEGLREKLILICGGPRINHEMALELGYDAGFGPGSLAPDVASFIVQELVRRQQGTDR, encoded by the coding sequence ATGGCTGTGGACTTGAGACGGATTAAACCCTATGGGGATACCATGGATGATGGAGCCGTGCAACTCAGTTTCTCCCTCCCGGTGCCCTGTGGCGAGGAAGCCCGGGAAGCGGCCCGGCAGCTGGTGGCCCAAATGGGGATGGAGGAGCCCCAGGTGTATCACATGGCCGACTTGGGGGAAGGGTACACCTGGTTTATCGTCTACGGAAAATGCATCCATCAGGTGGATTTCACCCGGATCCGCGTTCCCAAAGTGAAATCCGACCGGATGGATTTCTATCAGATCAATGAATGGATCCGGGAGCGGATCGGGCGTAAAGTGGTGGTGATCGGTGCTTGCACCGGCACTGACGCCCATACGGTCGGGATCGATGCCATCATGAATATGAAGGGATATGACGGGGAATATGGATTGGAGCGTTACCCCGAAATCGACGCCTACAACCTGGGCAGTCAGGTGCCCAATGAGGAGATGCTGGTCCAGGCGATGGAATTGAATGCGGATGCCATTCTCGTCTCCCAAGTGGTGACCCAGAAAGGGATCCATATCGCCAACCTGACCCAGTTGGTGGAACTGGCCGAAGCAGAAGGTCTGCGGGAGAAATTGATCCTCATCTGCGGCGGCCCCCGCATCAACCATGAGATGGCCCTGGAGCTGGGCTATGATGCCGGGTTTGGACCGGGCTCCCTCGCCCCCGACGTCGCCTCCTTCATCGTTCAGGAATTGGTGCGGAGACAGCAGGGAACCGACCGCTGA